In the Vibrio gigantis genome, one interval contains:
- the lipB gene encoding lipoyl(octanoyl) transferase LipB codes for MQNKLIVKKLGRQDYEPVWKAMHKFTDERTEEDVDQVWLVEHNPVFTQGQAGKAEHVLNAGDIPVIQSDRGGQVTYHGPGQLVAYFLINIRRKKFGVRDLVTHIENLVINTLKAYNIDSAARPDAPGVYVDGKKICSLGLRIRRGCSFHGLALNVDMDLSPFLRINPCGYQGMEMAQVSQLGGPSELENVEQQLIQELVELLGYDQVDIQATSNITAEA; via the coding sequence TTGCAAAATAAGCTAATCGTAAAAAAATTAGGCCGTCAGGATTATGAACCTGTGTGGAAAGCCATGCATAAGTTCACAGACGAACGCACAGAAGAAGACGTAGACCAAGTATGGTTGGTTGAACACAACCCTGTCTTCACTCAAGGACAAGCAGGCAAAGCTGAGCATGTATTAAATGCTGGCGATATCCCTGTGATACAAAGCGATCGCGGTGGCCAAGTGACTTACCATGGCCCAGGTCAGTTAGTGGCGTACTTTCTGATTAACATCCGCCGCAAGAAATTCGGAGTGCGCGATTTAGTTACTCATATCGAGAACCTCGTAATCAACACTCTGAAAGCTTACAATATAGATTCAGCTGCCCGACCGGACGCTCCTGGTGTTTATGTCGATGGCAAGAAAATCTGTTCACTCGGACTACGAATTCGACGTGGCTGCTCATTCCATGGGCTAGCACTGAACGTTGATATGGACCTGTCTCCGTTTCTGCGCATTAACCCATGTGGTTATCAAGGTATGGAAATGGCACAAGTCAGCCAACTTGGCGGACCAAGTGAATTAGAGAACGTTGAGCAACAGTTAATACAAGAGCTCGTAGAGCTGCTCGGCTATGACCAAGTAGACATTCAAGCCACCAGTAACATTACAGCAGAAGCATAA
- the ybeD gene encoding DUF493 family protein YbeD, translating to MMNINSDAKLKDLLEFPCSFTYKVMGHAKPELTELVLEVIQRHAPGDYSPTLKPSAKGNYHSVSINITATSIEQVETLYKELGEIEIVRMVL from the coding sequence ATCATGAACATCAATTCTGATGCAAAACTAAAAGACCTCTTAGAGTTCCCTTGTTCATTCACTTACAAAGTAATGGGCCACGCTAAGCCAGAACTGACTGAGCTAGTGCTAGAAGTGATCCAGCGTCATGCTCCTGGTGACTACAGCCCAACGCTAAAACCGAGTGCAAAAGGTAACTACCACTCTGTTTCTATCAATATTACTGCGACGTCAATTGAGCAAGTAGAAACTCTATACAAAGAACTGGGCGAGATCGAAATCGTTCGTATGGTTCTGTAA
- a CDS encoding serine hydrolase — translation MIKSNKLVKSIFATSVALSATIATSSFAAPIVVPDAPQIAAKGFVLMDYHSGKVLAEKEMNTQLSPASLTKMMTSYVIGQELERGNINLNDDVVISENAWAKNFPDSSKMFVEVGTTVKVEELNRGIIIQSGNDACVAMAEHIAGSEDAFVDLMNAWASSIGMKDTHFANVHGLDNPNLYSTPYDMALLGQALIRDVPDEYRIYSQKKFTYNGITQYNRNGLLWDKSMNVDGIKTGHTSNAGYSLVSSATEGKMRLVAVVMGTKNANARKTESKKLLSYGFRFFETVAPHTAGETFVEEKIWMGSKDTVALGVDEDTFVTLPRGQAKNLKASFVLEKELEAPISKGDVVGKLFYQVDGEDVAEYPLLALEDVDQGSLFSRLWDYLVLLFKGLF, via the coding sequence ATGATTAAATCTAATAAACTTGTTAAATCGATTTTTGCTACTTCTGTTGCTCTTTCTGCAACGATAGCTACATCGTCATTCGCCGCTCCTATTGTTGTTCCTGATGCACCTCAAATCGCCGCTAAAGGTTTTGTTCTGATGGATTACCATTCAGGCAAAGTACTAGCAGAGAAAGAGATGAATACTCAGCTTTCTCCAGCAAGTTTAACCAAGATGATGACGAGCTACGTGATCGGCCAAGAGCTAGAGCGTGGCAACATCAACCTAAACGACGATGTTGTAATCAGTGAAAATGCTTGGGCTAAAAACTTCCCAGATTCATCTAAGATGTTTGTTGAAGTAGGTACAACGGTGAAAGTTGAAGAACTGAACCGCGGTATCATCATTCAATCTGGTAACGATGCATGTGTTGCGATGGCTGAACACATCGCTGGCTCTGAAGATGCTTTCGTTGACCTAATGAACGCATGGGCAAGCTCTATAGGTATGAAAGACACGCACTTTGCTAACGTGCACGGTCTAGACAACCCGAATCTATACTCAACACCTTATGATATGGCACTACTTGGCCAGGCGCTAATTCGCGACGTGCCTGACGAGTACCGCATCTACTCACAGAAGAAATTCACTTACAACGGCATCACCCAGTACAACCGTAACGGTCTGTTATGGGATAAGAGCATGAACGTTGATGGCATCAAAACTGGCCACACAAGCAATGCAGGTTACAGCCTAGTCAGCTCAGCGACAGAAGGCAAAATGCGCCTAGTTGCGGTTGTGATGGGCACGAAAAATGCGAACGCTCGTAAAACAGAAAGCAAAAAGCTACTGAGCTACGGCTTCCGCTTCTTCGAAACAGTGGCACCACACACAGCGGGTGAAACCTTCGTAGAAGAGAAGATCTGGATGGGTAGCAAGGACACAGTTGCACTAGGTGTCGATGAAGATACTTTCGTTACGCTACCTCGTGGTCAAGCTAAGAACCTGAAGGCTAGCTTCGTTCTTGAAAAAGAGCTAGAAGCGCCAATCAGCAAAGGTGATGTGGTTGGTAAACTCTTCTACCAAGTAGACGGTGAAGACGTTGCTGAATACCCACTACTTGCACTTGAAGATGTAGACCAAGGCAGCCTATTCAGCCGTCTATGGGACTACTTAGTACTGCTATTCAAAGGCTTATTCTAA
- a CDS encoding septal ring lytic transglycosylase RlpA family protein, whose protein sequence is MSITTFSKKASLVDELPIKKIVSILGLAILINGCSSQKPTGRYDIDSDIAPDAPISVEHLEDAHPQYEPYSLGGNTDYTLRGKDYKIVKKTEGFTEKGKASWYGKKFHGHLTSNGEIYDMYSMSAAHKTLPIPSYVKVTNTDNNKTTIVRINDRGPFHDGRIIDLSYAAAYKLDVLRTGTANVEIEVITVAMPTDANKKAALPQFIIQVATSPHEDRTEKLAKDLGEKLGVATFLQPNDDNYRLMIGPFHDYALTQEKLEQVKLMGYPSAYIKKHTLTR, encoded by the coding sequence ATGTCTATTACAACATTTTCCAAAAAAGCATCCTTGGTTGATGAGCTGCCAATAAAAAAAATAGTCTCTATCTTAGGGCTAGCCATTTTAATCAATGGTTGCTCTTCACAGAAGCCAACTGGACGCTACGATATTGATTCAGATATTGCACCAGACGCACCGATCTCGGTAGAGCATTTAGAGGATGCTCATCCTCAGTATGAACCTTATAGTTTAGGTGGTAACACGGATTACACACTGCGTGGCAAAGACTACAAGATCGTAAAAAAGACCGAAGGCTTTACAGAGAAGGGCAAAGCCTCTTGGTACGGTAAGAAATTTCATGGTCATTTAACGTCTAATGGCGAGATTTACGACATGTATTCGATGTCGGCAGCGCACAAAACATTGCCAATTCCAAGCTATGTAAAGGTGACGAATACCGACAATAACAAAACGACGATTGTTCGTATCAATGACCGCGGTCCATTCCATGATGGCCGAATCATTGACCTTAGTTATGCGGCAGCTTATAAGCTCGATGTATTGAGAACTGGCACTGCAAATGTTGAGATAGAAGTCATTACTGTCGCTATGCCAACCGACGCAAATAAAAAGGCCGCTTTACCGCAATTTATTATTCAAGTCGCGACATCGCCTCATGAAGATAGAACCGAGAAGTTAGCTAAAGATCTAGGCGAAAAGCTAGGAGTAGCAACGTTCTTGCAGCCAAATGATGACAACTACCGCCTAATGATTGGACCATTTCATGACTATGCTCTGACTCAAGAGAAATTAGAACAAGTTAAGCTAATGGGTTACCCGTCAGCTTATATAAAAAAACACACCCTAACTCGCTAA
- the rodA gene encoding rod shape-determining protein RodA, with translation MKLDPSTGRNRALFERLHIDLPLLLGILVLMGFALLIMYSASGQSLAMMDRQAMRMALSLGVMIFLAQISPRTYETLAPVLFAGGVILLLGVLFFGEASKGAQRWLNFGFVRFQPSELLKLAVPLMLARFIGKRSLPPTFQTLAISLVMVFVPTILIAKQPDLGTSILIAASGIFVIFLAGISWKIIASAAIALGAFIPILWFFLMREYQKVRVRTLFDPESDPLGAGYHIIQSKIAIGSGGISGKGWLQGTQSQLEFIPERHTDFIFAVIAEEWGMIGILFLLAIYLFIIGRGLVLASQAQTAFGRMMGGSIVLSFFVYIFVNIGMVSGILPVVGVPLPLVSYGGTSMVTLMAGFGILMSIHTHRKAFSKAT, from the coding sequence ATGAAACTTGATCCTTCAACTGGACGAAATAGAGCCCTATTTGAAAGGCTGCATATCGACCTGCCGCTATTGCTTGGCATTCTGGTTTTAATGGGCTTTGCCCTACTGATCATGTATAGCGCAAGCGGCCAAAGCCTTGCGATGATGGATCGCCAGGCAATGCGTATGGCACTGTCTTTGGGTGTAATGATCTTCTTAGCTCAAATATCACCACGAACCTACGAAACTTTAGCCCCCGTGCTATTCGCTGGTGGCGTCATTCTACTGCTAGGCGTACTCTTCTTTGGTGAAGCATCTAAGGGTGCACAGCGTTGGCTTAACTTCGGCTTTGTTCGATTCCAACCCTCAGAGCTGTTAAAACTGGCAGTGCCTTTGATGCTGGCACGGTTTATTGGTAAGCGTTCACTACCACCGACATTCCAAACATTAGCCATCTCGCTAGTGATGGTGTTTGTACCGACGATTCTAATCGCAAAACAACCCGACCTAGGTACGTCTATCCTTATCGCCGCATCAGGTATCTTCGTGATATTCCTAGCGGGTATCAGTTGGAAAATAATTGCCAGTGCTGCAATAGCCCTCGGGGCGTTTATTCCAATTTTGTGGTTCTTCTTGATGCGTGAATATCAAAAAGTACGTGTAAGAACCCTTTTTGATCCTGAATCAGATCCATTAGGTGCGGGCTACCACATCATTCAAAGTAAGATTGCGATAGGTTCTGGTGGTATATCCGGAAAAGGCTGGCTGCAAGGTACTCAGTCTCAACTAGAATTCATCCCAGAGCGCCATACCGATTTCATTTTTGCAGTAATTGCCGAAGAGTGGGGCATGATAGGCATTCTATTTTTGCTTGCTATCTACCTGTTTATTATTGGACGTGGCTTAGTGCTTGCGAGCCAAGCTCAAACCGCATTCGGTCGAATGATGGGCGGCAGTATCGTGCTGAGCTTCTTCGTTTATATTTTTGTAAATATTGGCATGGTAAGTGGCATTTTACCTGTGGTTGGTGTTCCTCTTCCTTTAGTCAGCTATGGCGGTACTTCAATGGTTACCCTTATGGCAGGTTTTGGTATTTTAATGTCGATCCATACACACAGAAAAGCATTCTCAAAGGCGACCTAA
- the mrdA gene encoding penicillin-binding protein 2 has translation MLRKRSQIRDYKAEARLFTSRAFVAFAGIIVMMSMLVVNLYNIQVNQYQDYKTRSNDNRIKVVPIAPNRGLIYDRNGVLLAENRPVFNLEIIPEKIKDMDDTLARLQALIEIPPERIERFNRDRRNSRRFKSVPILNQLTEEQVAVFSVNQHKFPGVEVTGTLKRFYPYGDVLTHVIGYVSRINDRDMQRLAREEKDANYQATRDIGKLGIERYYEDMLHGTAGYQEVEVNSRGRVIRTLKFVPSVPGKDIVLNLDIKLQLYVHKLLDGRRGSAIVLDPKDNGVLAMVSSPSYDPNAFVHGISSKGYNALLQDKDRPLVNRATLGIYPPASTIKPFIAVAALQEGVITPNTTRNDPGYWKIPNSKTRPFRDWLRWGHGVVDIEKAIEESVDTFFYQIAYDLGIDRISKWMMMFGFGDYTGIDIYEESKANMPTRDWKMARHRVPWYQGDTIPVGIGQGYWTATPMQIAKATSVLVNEGEVTAPHLLRATIDNGRPFDEQVMSDIETYPPLTGVKKKYWNIAQEGMRLANHGKKGTARRSFQKMSYQTAGKSGTAQVFGLKEDEEYNADEIAEHLRDHALFTGYAPFEDPEAVVTIVLENAGGGSSNGGPVVRRILDHIILAEDYQSEPIK, from the coding sequence ATGTTACGTAAACGTAGCCAAATCCGTGATTACAAAGCAGAAGCACGACTATTTACTAGTCGTGCTTTTGTTGCGTTTGCGGGGATCATAGTTATGATGTCGATGTTGGTTGTTAACCTGTACAACATTCAGGTCAATCAATACCAAGACTATAAAACTCGTTCTAACGACAACCGTATCAAGGTCGTTCCAATCGCACCCAACCGTGGTTTGATTTACGATCGCAACGGCGTGCTTCTTGCCGAAAACCGCCCGGTTTTCAATCTAGAAATCATACCCGAAAAAATCAAAGATATGGATGACACGCTTGCCCGTCTACAAGCGCTAATCGAGATCCCACCAGAACGTATCGAACGTTTTAATCGTGATCGCCGTAATTCACGACGCTTCAAGTCAGTGCCTATTCTCAATCAGCTTACCGAAGAACAGGTTGCAGTTTTCTCTGTAAACCAACATAAGTTCCCAGGTGTTGAAGTTACAGGTACGTTAAAACGTTTCTACCCTTATGGTGATGTACTGACTCATGTGATTGGCTACGTATCGCGCATCAACGACCGTGATATGCAGCGCCTAGCAAGAGAAGAGAAAGACGCCAATTACCAAGCTACTCGCGACATAGGTAAGCTTGGCATTGAGCGCTACTACGAAGACATGTTGCACGGTACCGCTGGCTATCAAGAAGTCGAAGTCAACAGTCGTGGACGAGTGATCCGTACGCTTAAGTTTGTGCCTTCGGTTCCGGGTAAAGATATCGTGCTCAATTTGGATATCAAACTACAACTATATGTACATAAGTTACTTGATGGCCGCCGTGGTTCAGCCATCGTTCTCGACCCAAAAGACAATGGCGTGTTAGCCATGGTCTCAAGCCCGAGCTATGACCCGAATGCGTTCGTACATGGCATTTCGTCTAAAGGTTATAACGCCCTGCTTCAAGATAAAGACCGCCCTTTGGTTAACCGTGCAACGCTAGGTATTTATCCACCAGCATCGACGATCAAACCCTTCATTGCTGTTGCAGCTCTGCAAGAAGGTGTGATTACACCGAATACAACGCGTAATGACCCAGGTTATTGGAAGATCCCTAATTCAAAAACAAGACCATTCCGTGACTGGTTACGTTGGGGACACGGTGTCGTTGATATAGAGAAAGCGATTGAAGAGTCAGTAGATACCTTCTTTTACCAAATTGCTTATGACCTTGGTATTGATCGCATATCCAAATGGATGATGATGTTTGGATTTGGCGACTACACGGGTATCGATATTTATGAAGAAAGCAAAGCCAATATGCCAACTCGTGATTGGAAGATGGCAAGGCACCGCGTACCTTGGTACCAAGGTGACACCATCCCAGTGGGCATTGGTCAAGGCTACTGGACTGCAACACCAATGCAGATCGCAAAAGCCACATCAGTCTTGGTGAATGAAGGCGAAGTAACGGCACCTCACCTGCTGCGTGCAACCATTGATAACGGCCGCCCATTCGACGAACAAGTCATGTCGGACATTGAAACTTATCCACCGCTAACCGGGGTGAAGAAGAAATATTGGAATATCGCGCAAGAAGGTATGAGGCTAGCTAACCACGGTAAGAAAGGCACCGCAAGACGTTCATTCCAGAAGATGTCTTACCAAACCGCTGGTAAATCTGGTACCGCACAGGTATTCGGCTTGAAAGAAGATGAAGAGTACAACGCAGATGAAATCGCAGAGCACTTACGCGATCACGCCCTCTTTACCGGTTACGCGCCTTTTGAAGACCCTGAAGCCGTCGTAACTATCGTTCTAGAGAACGCAGGTGGTGGTTCTTCTAACGGCGGTCCAGTAGTAAGAAGAATTTTGGACCATATTATCCTTGCAGAAGATTATCAAAGTGAGCCAATTAAATAA
- the rlmH gene encoding 23S rRNA (pseudouridine(1915)-N(3))-methyltransferase RlmH: MKIQLIAVGTKMPKWVEEGFQEYKRRFPHDMPLELIEITAGKRGKNADIARILQKEGEAMLAAVPKGNRIVTLDIPGRKWDTPQLAEQLESWKLDGRDVSILIGGPEGLAPACKAAADQSWSLSALTLPHPLVRVIMAESLYRAWSITANHPYHRE; encoded by the coding sequence TTGAAGATCCAGTTAATCGCAGTTGGCACAAAAATGCCAAAGTGGGTTGAAGAAGGGTTTCAAGAATACAAACGTCGCTTCCCTCACGATATGCCGTTAGAGCTCATTGAAATTACTGCAGGAAAGCGCGGTAAAAATGCCGATATTGCACGTATTCTTCAGAAAGAAGGTGAAGCGATGCTGGCAGCGGTGCCAAAAGGCAACCGAATTGTCACGCTCGATATCCCAGGAAGAAAATGGGATACACCACAACTGGCTGAGCAATTGGAAAGCTGGAAGTTGGATGGACGTGATGTTTCTATCCTAATTGGCGGGCCTGAAGGATTAGCACCTGCATGTAAAGCGGCTGCGGACCAAAGTTGGTCTCTGTCTGCGCTTACTCTCCCTCACCCATTAGTACGCGTTATCATGGCTGAAAGCTTGTATCGAGCTTGGAGCATCACTGCTAACCACCCTTATCATCGAGAATAA
- the rsfS gene encoding ribosome silencing factor — protein sequence MLREELKDFLADKADDMKAESIVTIDVEGKSSVTDYMIVCTGTSKRHVASIAQHVADEVRKAGMQPLGMDGQQEGEWVVLDMGTSMLHVMQEEHRELYQLEKLWG from the coding sequence GTGTTACGTGAAGAACTTAAAGATTTTCTTGCAGACAAAGCCGACGACATGAAAGCAGAATCGATTGTGACTATCGATGTAGAAGGCAAATCAAGCGTTACTGATTACATGATTGTTTGTACTGGTACCTCTAAGCGCCATGTTGCTTCTATTGCACAGCACGTTGCTGATGAAGTGCGTAAAGCAGGTATGCAGCCACTAGGCATGGACGGCCAGCAAGAAGGTGAATGGGTTGTTCTAGATATGGGCACAAGCATGCTTCATGTTATGCAAGAAGAACATCGTGAACTGTACCAGCTAGAAAAACTTTGGGGATAA
- the holA gene encoding DNA polymerase III subunit delta gives MRIFADRLSEQLAKQLSNVYLIFGNEPLLLQESREAIQKAAKQQGFEERHRFAIDSSLDWNQVYDCTQALSLFSSRQVIELELPESGVNAAIAKELLAISEHIHSDILLILVGTKLTKAQENAKWFKALSNQGHWVSCLTPDVSRLPQFVQARCRQIGLTPDPEAIQMLAQWHEGNLFALTQSLEKLALQYPDGKLTLVRLEESLSRHNHFTPFHWSDALLAGKGNRAQRILRQLEAEGVEPVILLRSVQRELALLLQMQQQMKQFPIGQVFEKHRIWQSKKPLYNAALTRVSISQLHSLFALLTQAELMTKTQYEQSPWPLIHQLSVEFCIPSASIPFHA, from the coding sequence ATGCGTATTTTTGCTGACCGCTTATCAGAGCAACTTGCTAAACAGTTGAGTAATGTTTACCTCATTTTTGGTAACGAGCCTCTACTGTTGCAAGAGAGCCGAGAAGCGATTCAAAAGGCTGCAAAGCAGCAAGGCTTTGAAGAACGTCACCGCTTTGCGATTGATAGCAGTCTGGACTGGAATCAAGTCTACGACTGCACTCAAGCACTGAGCCTATTCTCTAGCCGTCAAGTCATCGAGCTGGAGCTGCCAGAGTCAGGCGTCAATGCCGCAATAGCAAAAGAGCTACTCGCAATCTCCGAGCATATCCACAGCGATATCTTGTTGATCTTAGTGGGTACTAAATTAACTAAAGCTCAAGAAAACGCTAAGTGGTTTAAGGCTCTCTCGAATCAAGGACACTGGGTCAGTTGCTTAACGCCAGATGTCAGTCGATTACCTCAATTTGTCCAAGCTCGCTGCCGTCAAATAGGTTTAACGCCAGATCCTGAGGCGATTCAAATGTTGGCACAATGGCACGAAGGCAACCTTTTTGCATTGACTCAGAGCCTAGAGAAACTGGCGCTACAATACCCGGATGGAAAGCTCACTTTAGTGCGCTTAGAAGAATCGCTGAGTCGCCATAACCACTTTACGCCGTTCCACTGGAGTGACGCCTTACTGGCGGGTAAAGGGAATCGAGCGCAGCGAATTTTAAGACAATTGGAAGCTGAGGGTGTTGAGCCTGTTATTTTACTGCGTAGCGTGCAGCGAGAACTCGCCTTACTGCTGCAAATGCAGCAACAAATGAAACAGTTCCCGATTGGTCAGGTCTTCGAGAAACACCGCATCTGGCAATCAAAAAAGCCTCTTTATAACGCCGCGCTAACAAGAGTTTCGATTTCTCAATTACACTCTTTGTTCGCGTTGCTCACTCAAGCTGAATTGATGACAAAAACTCAATATGAGCAGTCGCCTTGGCCACTAATTCATCAGTTAAGCGTAGAGTTTTGTATCCCTTCAGCTTCAATACCATTCCACGCATAA
- a CDS encoding LPS-assembly lipoprotein LptE — MRLISLSSLKVTVVVLTVSLLSACGFHLRGDYSVPEELNKISVTSYDQYSTFTRMMKGQLRMNDVEIVPPAENTPNLHIISESVSERTLSLYQNTRAAEKELTFRASYRVTIPDLGSKTFSTSVTRSYLDNPLTALAKSVERDMIEDEMRKLATSQILRQMARLKANIAAGSMNLESLENVQVKELEKQYNIKNVEIDDVEIVPASEEQPTLSESAE; from the coding sequence ATGCGCCTGATTTCACTATCTTCATTGAAAGTTACTGTTGTTGTTTTAACCGTTAGCCTGTTAAGTGCGTGTGGTTTCCACCTGCGTGGTGATTACTCCGTACCAGAAGAACTCAACAAGATCTCCGTAACCAGTTACGACCAATACAGTACGTTTACACGTATGATGAAAGGTCAACTGCGTATGAATGATGTAGAAATTGTGCCGCCGGCTGAGAATACTCCTAACCTGCATATTATTAGTGAGAGTGTTAGTGAGCGAACTCTGTCTCTGTACCAAAACACTCGTGCAGCAGAGAAAGAACTGACATTTCGTGCTTCATATCGCGTAACGATCCCAGACCTAGGCTCAAAGACATTCTCAACTAGCGTAACCCGCAGTTACCTAGACAACCCACTGACAGCACTTGCGAAGTCGGTTGAACGAGACATGATTGAAGATGAGATGCGCAAGTTGGCAACAAGCCAAATCTTACGTCAGATGGCTCGACTAAAAGCCAATATTGCCGCTGGTAGCATGAATCTAGAGTCATTAGAAAACGTTCAAGTTAAAGAGCTTGAAAAGCAATACAACATCAAGAATGTTGAAATTGACGACGTTGAGATTGTACCGGCTTCAGAAGAGCAACCAACACTTAGCGAATCGGCTGAGTAA